From the Burkholderia ubonensis genome, one window contains:
- a CDS encoding alpha/beta fold hydrolase produces MTNSNQAREAVHDAAPADERTADALPPQAVTLTAADGYTLRAHVWRHRGGASAGRPVTVVNCATSVRCDYYFRFAAWLFAHGRDVLVYDYRGIGGSRPARLATLRANWLDWGRLDCEAALQYARDAFPGQPVDVVAHSIGGCVLGLAASNAAVRRVVTVGAQYAYWRDYRHQQRRRMWWKWHVAMPALAAVFGYVPAKRLGWMEDTPRGVALSWVRSQARFEDAYTRGPLAETAASRAALPGRFARLSAPMLAIGLDDDAFGTIDAIERLTGYYTGSDVTHLRLAPHDIGVAEIGHFAFFHSRFVSTLWPVALHWLQHGALPADAPGRVHARRRATVAASGMPGAVAQG; encoded by the coding sequence ATGACGAATTCGAACCAGGCCCGCGAGGCCGTGCACGACGCCGCGCCGGCCGACGAGCGTACGGCCGATGCGCTGCCGCCGCAGGCCGTGACGCTGACCGCCGCCGACGGCTACACGCTGCGCGCGCACGTGTGGCGGCATCGCGGCGGCGCGAGCGCCGGCCGGCCGGTGACGGTCGTCAATTGCGCGACGTCGGTGCGCTGCGACTATTACTTCCGCTTCGCCGCGTGGCTGTTCGCGCATGGCCGCGACGTGCTCGTCTACGACTACCGCGGGATCGGCGGGTCGCGCCCCGCGCGGCTCGCGACGCTGCGCGCGAACTGGCTCGACTGGGGGCGGCTCGACTGCGAGGCCGCGTTGCAGTACGCGCGCGATGCGTTTCCCGGCCAGCCGGTCGACGTCGTCGCACACAGCATCGGCGGCTGCGTGCTCGGGCTCGCGGCGTCGAACGCAGCGGTGCGTCGCGTGGTGACGGTCGGCGCGCAGTACGCGTACTGGCGCGACTATCGGCATCAGCAGCGGCGCCGCATGTGGTGGAAGTGGCACGTCGCGATGCCGGCGCTCGCCGCGGTGTTCGGCTACGTGCCCGCGAAGCGGCTCGGCTGGATGGAAGACACGCCGCGCGGCGTCGCGCTGTCGTGGGTGCGCTCGCAGGCTCGCTTCGAAGACGCATACACGCGCGGCCCGCTCGCCGAGACCGCCGCGAGCCGCGCCGCGCTGCCCGGCCGCTTCGCACGGCTGTCGGCGCCGATGCTGGCGATCGGCCTCGACGACGACGCATTCGGCACGATCGACGCGATCGAACGACTGACCGGCTACTACACGGGCAGCGACGTCACGCATCTGCGGCTTGCACCGCACGACATCGGCGTCGCCGAGATCGGGCACTTCGCGTTCTTCCACAGCCGCTTCGTCAGCACACTGTGGCCGGTCGCACTGCACTGGCTGCAGCACGGCGCGCTGCCGGCCGATGCGCCGGGCCGCGTCCACGCACGCCGTCGCGCGACGGTCGCGGCAAGCGGCATGCCGGGCGCCGTGGCGCAGGGGTGA
- a CDS encoding 4'-phosphopantetheinyl transferase family protein, translating to MSRSPASASDSASDSAPDADPCRAWRVQMLDLPPAAAHAGVRVARVDFDWQVPLASPAYAALSDAERARAGRFLRPQDAVRSAGTRVALRDVLGAQLGIAPREVALVVDASGRPSLDPVHRAALDFNVSHAGDHALIAWSAGCRVGVDIERCDRATDWRGLTREVCAPGEAAYLDALPDLARADAFMHVWSAKEALLKALGTGIGGGLRAFAVVPPHDPVTPATTIVEPAAPAAGVAAFDAGWFDAAPGYAACVAWTRRAEDAPSSGAA from the coding sequence ATGTCCCGTTCGCCCGCTTCCGCCTCCGACTCCGCCTCCGACTCCGCCCCCGATGCCGATCCGTGCCGCGCGTGGCGCGTGCAGATGCTCGATCTGCCGCCGGCCGCAGCGCATGCCGGCGTGCGCGTCGCGCGCGTCGATTTCGACTGGCAGGTGCCGCTCGCGTCGCCCGCGTACGCGGCGTTGAGCGACGCCGAGCGCGCGCGGGCGGGCCGCTTTCTGCGGCCGCAGGACGCGGTGCGCAGCGCGGGCACGCGCGTCGCGCTGCGCGACGTGCTCGGCGCGCAGCTCGGCATCGCGCCGCGCGAGGTCGCGCTCGTCGTCGACGCGTCGGGCCGGCCGTCGCTGGACCCCGTGCATCGCGCCGCGCTCGATTTCAACGTGTCGCACGCGGGCGATCACGCGCTGATCGCATGGTCGGCCGGCTGCCGGGTCGGCGTCGACATCGAGCGCTGCGACCGCGCGACCGACTGGCGCGGGCTGACGCGCGAAGTGTGCGCGCCCGGCGAAGCCGCCTATCTCGATGCGCTGCCGGACCTCGCGCGCGCGGACGCGTTCATGCACGTGTGGTCCGCGAAGGAAGCGCTGCTCAAGGCGCTCGGCACCGGCATCGGCGGCGGGCTGCGGGCGTTCGCGGTGGTGCCGCCCCACGACCCGGTGACGCCAGCCACCACCATCGTCGAGCCTGCTGCGCCTGCTGCCGGCGTGGCGGCGTTCGACGCCGGCTGGTTCGACGCGGCGCCCGGCTACGCGGCGTGCGTCGCGTGGACGCGCCGAGCCGAGGACGCTCCGTCGAGCGGCGCCGCGTAG
- the hutH gene encoding histidine ammonia-lyase, translated as MITLTPGHLTLPQLRKIAREPVQLVLDPASFAKIDAGAKAVADIAAKGDPAYGINTGFGRLASTHIPHDQLELLQKNLVLSHAVGVGEPMARSSVRLLMALKLSSLGRGHSGIRREVMDALIKLFNADVLPLIPVKGSVGASGDLAPLAHMSAVLLGVGEVFIRGERASALEGLRVAGLAPLTLQAKEGLALLNGTQASTALALDNMFAIEDLYRTALVAGALSVDAAAGSVKPFDARIHELRGHQGQIDAAASYRDLLEGSPINQSHRDCDKVQDPYSLRCQPQVMGACLDQMRHAADVLLVEANAVSDNPLIFPDTGEVLSGGNFHAEPVAFAADNLALAASEIGALAERRIALLIDATLSGLPPFLVKDGGVNSGFMIAHVTAAALASENKTLAHPASVDSLPTSANQEDHVSMATFAARKLADIADNTKHILAIELLAAAQGVDLRAPHHTSPKLAPVMETIRGKVAHYELDHYFAPDIAVIAKLVGERAFAQHSPFSFASEQ; from the coding sequence ATGATTACGCTGACCCCCGGCCACCTGACCCTCCCGCAACTGCGCAAGATCGCCCGCGAACCCGTGCAGCTCGTGCTCGACCCGGCCAGCTTCGCGAAGATCGACGCCGGCGCGAAGGCGGTGGCCGACATCGCCGCGAAGGGCGACCCGGCCTACGGCATCAACACGGGCTTCGGCCGCCTGGCGAGCACGCACATCCCGCACGACCAGCTCGAACTGCTGCAGAAGAACCTCGTGCTGTCGCACGCGGTCGGCGTCGGCGAGCCGATGGCGCGCTCGTCGGTGCGCCTCCTGATGGCGCTGAAGCTGTCGAGCCTCGGCCGTGGCCACTCGGGCATCCGTCGCGAAGTGATGGACGCGCTGATCAAGCTGTTCAACGCGGACGTGCTGCCGCTGATCCCGGTGAAGGGCTCGGTCGGCGCGTCGGGCGACCTCGCGCCGCTCGCGCACATGTCGGCGGTGCTGCTCGGCGTCGGCGAAGTGTTCATCCGCGGCGAGCGCGCGAGCGCGCTTGAGGGGCTGCGCGTCGCGGGCCTCGCGCCGCTCACGCTGCAGGCGAAGGAAGGCCTCGCGCTGCTGAACGGCACGCAGGCGTCGACGGCGCTGGCGCTCGACAACATGTTCGCGATCGAAGACCTGTACCGCACCGCGCTGGTTGCGGGCGCGCTGTCGGTCGACGCGGCGGCCGGCTCGGTGAAGCCGTTCGACGCGCGCATCCACGAGCTGCGCGGCCATCAAGGCCAGATCGACGCGGCCGCGTCCTACCGCGACCTGCTCGAAGGCTCGCCGATCAACCAGTCGCACCGCGACTGCGACAAGGTGCAGGATCCGTACAGCCTGCGCTGCCAGCCGCAGGTGATGGGTGCGTGCCTGGACCAGATGCGCCATGCGGCCGACGTGCTGCTGGTCGAGGCGAACGCCGTGTCGGACAACCCGCTGATCTTCCCGGACACCGGCGAAGTGCTGTCGGGCGGCAACTTCCACGCGGAACCCGTCGCGTTCGCGGCCGACAACCTCGCGCTCGCCGCATCGGAAATCGGCGCGCTGGCCGAGCGCCGCATCGCGCTGCTGATCGACGCGACGCTGTCGGGCCTGCCCCCGTTCCTCGTGAAGGACGGCGGCGTGAACTCGGGCTTCATGATCGCGCACGTGACGGCGGCCGCCTTGGCGTCGGAAAACAAGACACTCGCGCACCCGGCGTCGGTCGACTCGCTGCCGACCTCGGCGAACCAGGAAGACCACGTGTCGATGGCGACCTTCGCCGCACGCAAGCTCGCCGACATCGCGGACAACACGAAGCACATCCTCGCGATCGAACTGCTGGCCGCCGCGCAGGGCGTCGACCTGCGCGCGCCGCATCACACGAGCCCGAAGCTCGCGCCCGTGATGGAGACGATCCGCGGCAAGGTCGCGCACTACGAGCTCGACCACTACTTCGCGCCGGACATCGCGGTGATCGCGAAGCTGGTCGGCGAGCGCGCGTTCGCGCAGCACAGCCCGTTCTCGTTCGCATCGGAACAGTAA
- the hutU gene encoding urocanate hydratase has protein sequence MNHPKHIDPRLDPTRTIRAPRGSEKTCKTWLAEAAYRMIQNNLDPEVAEHPHALVVYGGIGRAARNWECYDQILASLKDLNEDETLLVQSGKPVGVFRTHKDAPRVLLANSNLVPHWATWDHFNELDRKGLMMYGQMTAGSWIYIGSQGIVQGTYETFFAVANQHFNGDPSGRWILTGGLGGMGGAQPLAATMAGFSMIAVECDETRIDFRLKTRYVDKKATTLDEALGMVEEAKRTGKPVSIGLLGNAADVFAELVERGITPDCVTDQTSAHDPINGYLPQGWTVAQWREAQKVDPQSIVKVAKQSMAVQVRAMLALQQRGAATLDYGNNIRQMALEMGVENAFDFPGFVPAYIRPLFCEGKGPFRWVALSGDPEDIYKTDQKVKELIPDDPHLHNWLDMARERIAFQGLPARICWVGVKDRYRLGQAFNEMVKNGELKAPIVIGRDHLDTGSVASPNRETESMKDGSDAVSDWPLLNALLNTAGGASWVSLHHGGGVGMGFSQHSGVVIVADGTAEAHERLGRVLLNDPATGVMRHADAGYELAQQTAREAGLKLPMLGR, from the coding sequence ATGAACCATCCGAAACACATCGATCCCCGTCTCGATCCGACGCGCACGATCCGCGCGCCGCGCGGCAGCGAGAAGACCTGCAAGACCTGGCTCGCGGAAGCGGCGTACCGGATGATCCAGAACAACCTGGACCCGGAAGTCGCCGAGCACCCGCACGCGCTCGTCGTGTACGGCGGCATCGGCCGCGCGGCGCGCAACTGGGAATGCTACGACCAGATCCTCGCGTCGCTGAAGGACCTGAACGAGGACGAGACGCTGCTCGTGCAATCGGGCAAGCCGGTCGGCGTGTTCCGCACGCACAAGGATGCGCCCCGCGTGCTGCTCGCGAACTCGAACCTGGTGCCGCACTGGGCGACCTGGGACCACTTCAACGAGCTCGACCGCAAGGGCCTGATGATGTACGGCCAGATGACGGCCGGCAGCTGGATCTACATCGGCAGCCAGGGCATCGTTCAGGGCACCTATGAAACCTTCTTCGCGGTCGCGAACCAGCACTTCAACGGCGACCCGTCGGGCCGCTGGATCCTGACGGGCGGCCTGGGCGGGATGGGCGGCGCGCAGCCGCTCGCGGCGACGATGGCCGGCTTCTCGATGATCGCGGTCGAATGCGACGAGACGCGCATCGACTTCCGCCTGAAGACCCGCTACGTCGACAAGAAGGCGACGACCCTCGACGAGGCGCTCGGCATGGTCGAGGAAGCGAAGCGCACCGGCAAGCCGGTGTCGATCGGCCTGCTCGGCAACGCGGCCGACGTGTTCGCGGAACTCGTCGAGCGCGGCATCACGCCGGATTGCGTGACCGACCAGACGAGCGCGCACGACCCGATCAACGGCTACCTGCCGCAGGGCTGGACCGTCGCGCAGTGGCGCGAGGCGCAGAAGGTCGATCCGCAGAGCATCGTGAAGGTCGCGAAGCAGTCGATGGCCGTGCAGGTGCGCGCGATGCTGGCGCTGCAGCAGCGCGGCGCGGCGACGCTCGACTACGGCAACAACATCCGCCAGATGGCGCTGGAAATGGGCGTCGAGAACGCGTTCGACTTCCCGGGCTTCGTGCCGGCGTATATCCGGCCGCTGTTCTGCGAAGGCAAGGGCCCGTTCCGCTGGGTTGCGCTGTCCGGCGATCCGGAGGACATCTACAAGACCGACCAGAAGGTGAAGGAGCTGATCCCCGACGATCCGCACCTGCACAACTGGCTCGACATGGCGCGCGAGCGCATCGCGTTCCAGGGCCTGCCCGCGCGGATCTGCTGGGTCGGCGTGAAGGATCGCTACCGCCTCGGCCAGGCGTTCAACGAGATGGTGAAGAACGGCGAGCTGAAGGCGCCGATCGTGATCGGCCGCGACCACCTCGACACGGGTTCGGTCGCGAGCCCGAACCGCGAGACGGAATCGATGAAGGACGGCTCGGACGCCGTCAGCGACTGGCCGCTGCTCAACGCGCTGCTGAACACCGCGGGCGGCGCATCGTGGGTGTCGCTGCACCACGGCGGCGGCGTCGGGATGGGCTTCTCGCAGCACTCGGGCGTCGTGATCGTCGCGGACGGCACCGCTGAAGCGCACGAGCGTCTCGGCCGCGTGCTGCTGAACGATCCGGCCACGGGCGTGATGCGCCATGCGGACGCCGGCTACGAACTCGCGCAGCAGACGGCCCGCGAAGCCGGCCTGAAGCTGCCGATGCTCGGCCGCTGA
- a CDS encoding HutD family protein, protein MTAHDQAPVNATMIRAAGLVASPWKNGGGVTREIAAHPPKGTSFGAPPGAALDAFAWRVSVADVAAAGPFSRFEGVDRTLVLLSGAGMTLAEAGGTRHVLDAPLARADFAGETAIDATLHDGPTRDFNLMTRRATTHGAVAAWRAGTHRIARADTVLLFCATGTVQVALDGATYTLEELDTLRLDGLQRALDVAVSGDGALLAVSLDATDTN, encoded by the coding sequence ATGACGGCGCACGACCAGGCGCCGGTGAACGCGACGATGATCCGCGCAGCGGGTCTCGTCGCGTCGCCGTGGAAGAACGGCGGTGGCGTGACGCGCGAGATCGCCGCGCATCCCCCCAAGGGGACATCCTTCGGGGCGCCGCCCGGCGCCGCGCTCGACGCGTTCGCGTGGCGCGTGAGCGTCGCGGACGTCGCCGCGGCGGGGCCGTTCTCGCGTTTCGAAGGCGTCGACCGCACGCTCGTGCTGCTGTCCGGCGCGGGCATGACGCTCGCCGAAGCGGGCGGCACGCGCCACGTGCTCGACGCGCCGCTCGCGCGCGCGGATTTCGCGGGCGAGACAGCGATCGATGCGACGCTGCACGACGGCCCGACGCGCGACTTCAACCTGATGACGCGCCGCGCGACGACGCACGGGGCGGTCGCCGCGTGGCGCGCCGGCACGCATCGCATCGCGCGCGCGGACACCGTGCTGCTGTTCTGCGCGACGGGGACGGTGCAGGTCGCGCTCGACGGCGCAACTTACACGCTGGAAGAACTGGACACGCTGCGGCTCGACGGGCTGCAGCGTGCGCTCGACGTCGCGGTGAGCGGCGACGGCGCGCTGCTCGCCGTGTCGCTCGACGCTACCGATACGAACTGA
- the hutI gene encoding imidazolonepropionase — protein sequence MKPTVWHHLRLCPHGHPDETIDDAAIAVDETGAIVWLGAFAALPHGYAHWAREDLHGAWVTPGLVDCHTHLVYGGTRADEFAQRLAGVSYEEIARQGGGIVSTVRATRAADETTLFVQAAARLQPLLAEGVTAIEIKSGYGLDLASERKMLRVARQLGERFPVTVYTTFLGAHALPPEFAGRADAYIDEVCERMLPALADEGLVDAVDVFCERIGFSLAQTERVFEAATRRALPVKLHAEQLSNAGGTALAARYRALSADHLEFLDEAGIEAMKAAGTVAVLLPGAYYFIRETQLPPLDLLRKHGVPIALATDHNPGTSPLESLLLTMNLGCTLFRMTVPEVLQGVTRHAAAALGRADRHGALEVGRQADFAVWSVGSLAELAYWIGRPLCERVVRGGTTVFRRTNG from the coding sequence ATGAAACCGACTGTCTGGCATCACCTGAGGCTGTGTCCGCACGGCCATCCCGACGAGACGATCGACGACGCGGCGATTGCCGTCGACGAAACCGGCGCGATCGTCTGGCTCGGCGCGTTCGCCGCGCTGCCGCACGGCTATGCGCACTGGGCGCGCGAAGACCTGCACGGCGCGTGGGTGACGCCGGGGCTCGTCGACTGTCACACGCACCTCGTGTACGGCGGCACGCGCGCGGACGAATTCGCGCAGCGGCTCGCGGGCGTCAGCTACGAAGAAATCGCGCGGCAGGGCGGCGGGATCGTGTCGACGGTGCGCGCGACGCGCGCGGCCGACGAGACGACGCTGTTCGTGCAGGCCGCCGCGCGCCTGCAGCCGCTGCTCGCCGAAGGCGTGACCGCGATCGAGATCAAGTCGGGCTACGGGCTCGACCTCGCGAGCGAGCGCAAGATGCTGCGCGTCGCGCGGCAGCTCGGCGAGCGCTTTCCGGTGACCGTCTACACGACCTTCCTCGGCGCGCACGCGCTGCCGCCCGAATTCGCGGGCCGTGCGGACGCGTACATCGACGAAGTGTGCGAACGGATGCTGCCGGCGCTCGCCGACGAAGGGCTCGTCGACGCGGTCGACGTGTTCTGCGAGCGGATCGGCTTCTCGCTCGCGCAGACCGAGCGCGTGTTCGAGGCCGCGACGCGGCGCGCGCTGCCGGTCAAGCTGCACGCGGAGCAACTGTCGAACGCGGGCGGCACCGCGCTCGCCGCGCGCTATCGCGCGCTGTCCGCCGACCACCTCGAATTTCTCGACGAAGCCGGCATCGAGGCGATGAAGGCGGCCGGCACGGTCGCCGTGCTGTTGCCCGGCGCGTACTACTTCATACGCGAGACGCAACTGCCGCCGCTCGACCTGCTGCGCAAGCACGGCGTGCCGATCGCGCTCGCGACCGATCACAACCCGGGCACGTCGCCGCTCGAATCGCTGCTGCTGACGATGAACCTCGGCTGCACGCTGTTCCGGATGACGGTGCCGGAGGTGCTGCAGGGCGTCACGCGCCATGCGGCCGCGGCGCTCGGCCGCGCGGATCGCCACGGTGCGCTCGAGGTCGGCCGCCAGGCCGATTTCGCGGTGTGGTCGGTCGGCTCGCTCGCGGAGCTCGCCTACTGGATCGGCCGCCCGCTGTGCGAGCGGGTCGTGCGCGGCGGGACGACCGTGTTTCGCCGCACGAACGGATGA
- a CDS encoding formimidoylglutamate deiminase — translation MTDKTLFAAHAYLPEGWRRNVLLRWDAAGTLTEVTPGTDAPAGAARAAGPVLPGMPNLHSHAFQRAMAGLTEYRANPSDSFWSWRDLMYRFALKITPDALAAIARWLYVEMLKCGYTSVCEFHYVHHAQDGARYPQPAELGVRVIDAARAAGIGITMLPVSYQFAGFGNKPPRDDQRRFINTPDGLLELLDAMRRAAPECGALRYGVAPHSLRAVSEAGLRTLLDGLPDDAPMHIHIAEQTAEVDDCVRAYGARPVQWLLDRFDVDARWCLVHATHVDAAETAALAQRRAVAGLCLTTEANLGDGVFPAVDYLAHGGVIGIGSDSHASVDWRAELRLLEYGQRLVHRARNVLASDAQPYVADRLFDAALAGGAQASGRRIGALRAGCRADWLVLDPDHPAIAEHDSAAWLSGAVFAEHGDTPVRDVYTGGECVVRERRHRDEAAAYAAYRAALAQLLR, via the coding sequence ATGACCGACAAGACGTTGTTCGCGGCGCACGCCTACCTGCCTGAAGGCTGGCGCCGCAACGTGCTGCTGCGCTGGGACGCGGCCGGCACGCTGACCGAGGTGACGCCCGGCACCGATGCGCCGGCGGGCGCCGCGCGCGCGGCGGGGCCGGTGCTGCCCGGCATGCCGAACCTGCACTCGCACGCGTTCCAGCGCGCGATGGCGGGGCTCACCGAATACCGCGCGAACCCGTCCGACAGCTTCTGGAGCTGGCGCGACCTGATGTACCGCTTCGCGCTGAAGATCACGCCCGACGCGCTCGCGGCGATCGCGCGCTGGCTGTACGTCGAGATGCTGAAATGCGGCTACACGTCGGTGTGCGAATTCCACTACGTGCATCATGCGCAGGACGGCGCGCGCTATCCGCAGCCCGCCGAGCTCGGCGTGCGCGTGATCGACGCGGCGCGCGCGGCCGGCATCGGCATCACGATGCTGCCCGTGTCGTACCAGTTCGCGGGCTTCGGCAACAAGCCGCCGCGCGACGACCAGCGCCGCTTCATCAACACGCCCGACGGCCTGCTCGAACTGCTCGACGCGATGCGCCGCGCCGCGCCGGAGTGCGGCGCGCTGCGCTACGGCGTCGCGCCGCACTCGCTGCGCGCGGTGTCCGAAGCGGGCTTGCGCACGCTGCTCGACGGGTTGCCCGACGACGCGCCCATGCATATCCACATCGCCGAACAGACGGCCGAGGTCGACGACTGCGTGCGCGCCTATGGCGCGCGCCCCGTGCAGTGGCTGCTCGACCGCTTCGACGTCGATGCGCGCTGGTGCCTCGTGCACGCGACGCACGTCGACGCGGCCGAGACCGCGGCGCTCGCGCAGCGCCGTGCGGTCGCGGGCCTGTGCCTGACGACGGAAGCGAACCTCGGCGACGGCGTGTTCCCGGCCGTCGACTATCTCGCGCACGGCGGCGTGATCGGCATCGGCTCCGACAGCCATGCGTCGGTCGACTGGCGCGCCGAATTGCGCCTGCTCGAATACGGGCAGCGGCTCGTGCATCGCGCGCGCAACGTGCTCGCGAGCGACGCGCAGCCTTACGTCGCGGATCGCCTGTTCGACGCGGCGCTGGCCGGCGGCGCGCAGGCGAGCGGGCGGCGGATCGGCGCGCTGCGCGCGGGCTGCCGCGCCGACTGGCTCGTGCTCGATCCCGATCATCCGGCGATTGCCGAGCACGACAGCGCGGCGTGGCTGTCCGGCGCGGTGTTCGCCGAGCACGGCGACACGCCGGTGCGCGACGTCTACACGGGCGGCGAATGCGTCGTGCGCGAACGCCGCCATCGCGACGAAGCCGCCGCGTATGCCGCTTACCGCGCCGCGCTGGCGCAACTGCTGCGCTGA
- the hutG gene encoding N-formylglutamate deformylase, translating into MTDQPAVFTLKQGTLPLLISIPHAGTFIPDDIAATMTPDARFVDDCDWHLERLYGFAVALGASVLVPSHARYVVDLNRPPDNENLYPGQDTTGLVPVDTFDKAPLYPAGALPGNDEILRRRDRYWRPYHDALQGEIARVKREHGRVLVWEAHSIRSHVPRFFDGWLPDFNFGTANGASAAPGLAEALAERVIAHGGYTAVANGRFKGGYITRHYGVPETGVQAVQLELAQITYMEETRPYAYDEARAAQVVPLLRTLVETALAHRG; encoded by the coding sequence ATGACCGACCAACCGGCTGTATTCACGCTGAAGCAGGGCACGCTGCCGCTGCTGATCTCGATTCCCCACGCGGGTACGTTCATTCCCGACGACATCGCCGCGACGATGACGCCCGACGCGCGCTTCGTCGACGATTGCGACTGGCACCTCGAGCGCCTGTACGGCTTCGCCGTCGCGCTCGGCGCATCGGTGCTGGTGCCGTCGCATGCGCGCTACGTCGTCGACCTGAACCGGCCGCCCGACAACGAGAATCTGTACCCGGGGCAGGACACGACGGGCCTCGTGCCGGTCGACACGTTCGACAAGGCGCCGCTCTATCCGGCCGGCGCGCTGCCCGGCAACGACGAGATCCTGCGCCGCCGCGACCGCTACTGGCGGCCGTACCATGACGCGCTGCAGGGCGAGATCGCGCGCGTGAAGCGCGAGCACGGCCGCGTGCTGGTGTGGGAGGCGCATTCGATCCGCTCGCACGTGCCGCGCTTCTTCGACGGGTGGCTGCCGGACTTCAACTTCGGCACCGCGAACGGCGCGAGCGCCGCGCCCGGTCTTGCGGAAGCACTGGCCGAGCGCGTGATCGCGCATGGCGGCTACACGGCGGTCGCGAACGGCCGCTTCAAGGGCGGCTACATCACGCGTCATTACGGCGTGCCCGAGACGGGCGTGCAGGCCGTGCAGCTCGAACTCGCGCAGATCACGTACATGGAAGAGACGCGTCCGTACGCGTACGACGAAGCGCGCGCCGCGCAGGTCGTGCCGTTGCTGCGCACGCTGGTGGAGACCGCGCTGGCGCATCGCGGATAG
- a CDS encoding glutamine synthetase family protein — translation MQPALDEFLRQHRITEVEAIIPDMAGIARGKIIPRNKFESGESMRLPQAVMVQTVTGDYPEDGTLTGVTDPDMVCVPDPSTICLIPWAVDPTAQVIHDCVHFDGSPVEISPRYVLRRVLELYREKGWKPVVAPELEFYLIDMNADPDLPLRPPVGRTGRAETGRQSYSIEAVNEFDPLFEDIYEYCEMQGLDIETLIHEVGAAQMEINFMHGDALSLADQVFLFKRTVREAALRHNMYATFMAKPMEGEPGSAMHIHQSLADPQTGRNLFTDAKGDVTPLFRGYLAGLQTYTPALMPIFAPYINSYRRLSRFMAAPINVQWGYDNRTVGFRIPQSSPLARRIENRIPGVDCNPYLAFAATLAAGYLGITQRLEPTEPLASDGYDLPYQLPRNLEEGISLMAACTPLAEILGDKFVKAYLALKETEYEAFFRVISSWERRHLLLHV, via the coding sequence ATGCAACCCGCACTGGACGAATTCCTCAGGCAGCATCGCATCACCGAGGTCGAGGCGATCATTCCCGACATGGCCGGCATCGCGCGCGGCAAGATCATCCCGCGCAACAAGTTCGAATCCGGCGAATCGATGCGGCTGCCGCAGGCGGTGATGGTGCAGACCGTCACCGGCGACTATCCGGAGGACGGCACGCTGACCGGCGTCACCGATCCCGACATGGTGTGCGTGCCCGACCCGTCGACGATCTGCCTGATCCCGTGGGCGGTCGACCCGACCGCGCAGGTGATCCACGACTGCGTGCACTTCGACGGCTCGCCGGTCGAGATCTCGCCGCGCTACGTGCTGCGCCGCGTGCTCGAGCTGTATCGCGAGAAGGGCTGGAAGCCGGTCGTGGCGCCCGAGCTCGAGTTCTACCTGATCGACATGAACGCCGATCCGGACCTGCCGCTGCGTCCGCCGGTCGGCCGCACCGGGCGCGCGGAGACGGGCCGGCAGTCGTATTCGATCGAGGCCGTCAACGAATTCGATCCGCTGTTCGAGGACATCTACGAGTACTGTGAAATGCAGGGGCTCGACATCGAGACGCTGATCCACGAAGTCGGCGCCGCGCAGATGGAGATCAACTTCATGCACGGCGACGCGCTGTCGCTCGCGGACCAGGTGTTCCTGTTCAAGCGCACGGTGCGCGAAGCGGCGTTGCGGCACAACATGTACGCGACGTTCATGGCGAAGCCGATGGAAGGCGAGCCCGGCTCCGCGATGCACATTCACCAGAGCCTCGCGGATCCGCAAACCGGCCGCAACCTGTTCACCGACGCGAAAGGCGACGTGACGCCGCTGTTTCGCGGCTATCTCGCCGGGTTGCAGACGTACACGCCGGCGCTGATGCCGATCTTCGCGCCGTACATCAATTCGTATCGCCGGCTGTCGCGCTTCATGGCCGCGCCGATCAACGTTCAGTGGGGCTACGACAACCGCACGGTCGGCTTCCGGATTCCGCAGTCGAGCCCACTGGCGCGCCGCATCGAGAACCGCATTCCGGGCGTCGACTGCAATCCGTACCTGGCGTTCGCGGCGACGCTCGCCGCCGGCTATCTCGGCATCACGCAGCGGCTCGAGCCGACGGAGCCGCTTGCGTCCGACGGCTACGACCTGCCATATCAATTGCCGCGCAATCTCGAGGAAGGCATTTCGCTGATGGCTGCGTGCACGCCGCTCGCGGAGATTCTCGGCGACAAGTTCGTGAAGGCGTATCTCGCGCTGAAGGAAACCGAATACGAGGCGTTCTTCCGCGTGATCAGTTCATGGGAGCGCCGGCATCTGCTGCTGCACGTGTGA